One Phragmites australis chromosome 23, lpPhrAust1.1, whole genome shotgun sequence DNA window includes the following coding sequences:
- the LOC133906418 gene encoding uncharacterized protein LOC133906418 isoform X2, whose amino-acid sequence MKKSMDMESPPTDPAILPPHAVEETKKDETTEDAVQAVVSVLECTYAEEESKVIADTSFEITTESEAAETEIGTTEAIFAEASGAAENLGEKSKNPDANMDMTADSTAENAEPESKVVAQPQATPPTMQELPATEEPAGDTKVTAEPELPVRGLTPAEAEAIYESEEEDSNKALCSGGAHADAEKPVQFIGEAATDGATLAASDATAGIEDHKEAPKDEIAGEIFEASASNLAQASCVTTTISDDANEMANAGDRVEELKSEVADEPEAIIHPGVTAPIDEVSAGQDTEAVGESNGVGQEPVAVSSIVNVQNDEAKPCEGQEGVAEAPNSVEEKFSEAEAMQEKNDDGSPSDEMSCVAEVAVTPEIVEQIKRRTLQGLLMAEKSTEKLPIGDQPTNSTDVPNSTTAQEFDSNSVETSDLCKENIAADSSDLVVATTKTAEAIEVKDYSTITEQVVKESVLEDAKSAAEDTKEGKSVAQRDLGHMSSEVEKQGESDKADSTQAVKPSQRHSINIMSKVKQSIVKVKKVIVGKSPRSKTLKPLVEAAEINVN is encoded by the exons ATGAAGAAATCCATGGACATGGAATCGCCTCCCACCGATCCTGCAATCCTGCCTCCTCAT GCTGTTGAGGAAACAAAGAAAGATGAGACCACAGAAGATGCAGTACAAGCAGTTGTCTCGGTGCTGGAATGTACTTAtgcagaagaagaaagcaaagtTATTGCTGACACATCATTTGAAATAACTACCGAATCGGAGGCTGCTGAAACTGAAATTGGAACCACTGAAGCAATTTTTGCTGAAGCTTCTGGTGCGGCAGAAAACCTAGGAGAGAAGAGTAAAAACCCCGACGCTAATATGGACATGACTGCTGACTCAACTGCCGAAAATGCAG AACCGGAGAGCAAAGTAGTGGCGCAACCTCAAGCCACCCCACCAACCATGCAGGAGCTACCTGCAACTGAAGAACCAGCCGGAGACACAAAAGTTACTGCTGAACCTGAATTACCAGTGCGTGGCTTGACACCTGCTGAGGCAGAAGCTATATACGAGTCAgaagaagaggacagtaacaAGGCTTTGTGTAGTGGCGGAGCTCATGCAGATGCTGAAAAACCAGTCCAATTTATTGGGGAAGCTGCGACTGATGGTGCAACACTAGCAGCATCAGATGCAACCGCTGGTATTGAGGATCACAAGGAAGCACCTAAAGACGAAATTGCTGGCGAGATATTTGAAGCATCAGCATCAAATTTAGCACAAGCATCTTGTGTGACAACTACTATTTCTGATGATGCCAATGAAATGGCTAACGCTGGTGACAGGGTTGAAGAATTGAAATCAGAAGTAGCTGATGAACCTGAAGCAATAATCCATCCAGGTGTCACCGCTCCTATTGATGAAGTTAGTGCTGGTCAAGATACTGAAGCTGTTGGAGAATCAAATGGTGTTGGTCAAGAACCTGTTGCAGTTAGCTCTATTGTGAATGTGCAAAATGATGAAGCAAAGCCATGTGAAGGTCAAGAGGGTGTTGCTGAGGCACCAAACAGCGTTGAAGAGAAATTCTCAGAAGCTGAAGCTATGCAAGAGAAGAACGATGATGGGAGCCCAAGTGATGAAATGTCTTGTGTTGCCGAGGTAGCAGTTACTCCTGAAATTGTTGAGCAGATCAAGAGGAGAACGTTGCAAGGCCTGCTCATGGCTGagaagagcactgaaaaactaCCGATTGGAGACCAACCCACGAACTCCACTGATGTGCCTAATTCCACGACAGCCCAAGAGTTTGATTCTAACAGTGTGGAAACTTCTGACTTGTGTAAAGAAAATATTGCTGCAGACAGTAGCGACTTGGTTGTAGCTACAACTAAAACTGCTGAAGCCATTGAGGTGAAGGACTACTCAACCATCACTGAGCAAGTGGTGAAGGAATCGGTTCTTGAGGATGCAAAATCTGCTGCAGAGGACACAAAAGAAGGGAAAAGTGTTGCACAAAGAGACCTAGGACATATGTCTAGTGAAGTGGAGAAACAAGGAGAGTCAGACAAGGCAGACTCCACTCAAGCTGTGAAGCCTTCTCAGCGCCATTCCATCAACATCATGTCCAAGGTGAAGCAGTCCATCGTCAAGGTAAAAAAGGTGATCGTTGGAAAGTCACCGAGGTCCAAGACCTTGAAACCACTGGTCGAGGCAGCTGAAATCAATGTAAACTGA
- the LOC133906128 gene encoding nuclear pore complex protein NUP98A-like, whose translation MFGSTNPFGQSSTSPFGQTSFGTQQGFGQATTAANNPFAPKPFGSPTTTFGAQTGSSLFGTTSTGAFGQQQSTPTFGTPSSSSPFGSSTPAFGASPTPAFGATSSSFGSGSLFGQKPSFGGFGTSPSQSSPFGSTLQQTQPTFGSSTFGAATTPSFGTPTTPSFGTTTTPGFGSTSTSLFGASSTPAFSSTAFGSSTPGFGSSGTTAFGASSTPGFGALSTPSFGTSTSAFSFGSSASFGQTAASSGSSPFGTTPSPFGAQTSPFGSQTAAPTFGQAQFGNQAGGTRIKPYAQTPDVDSATSGTQPAAKMDSISAMPEYKDKSHEELRWEDYQRGDKGGPNPSGTPAAAPSFPSTQQNAFTGAFGQATLNQFPSTATNNPFAAKPSTGFGSTSTSIFNSFNNASAASSSPFPSSSGSTLFGQSSGSAFPSSSSPSLFPNTTPTFAPSSLFGTSSTNASPFSTSLSLANTPAVGLFQPSPAFVQPPSSTPAFSSGSLFSTPNYGGLSGPSLFSTPTFQPSAPAQTSSMFSFQPPTQPAPTGGFPGFSNTTNQAPIGQLTPGQSNMVMQPAPVSHPFGTLPALPQMTIGNARSSPSVQYGISSLPVAEKPLPSRTLSMVVPRHLSHRRIKLPPRKYNPISDGKVPFFADDEESPATPKADAFFIPRENPRNLIIRPIDQWPSRSGIDRQLIPKDSADLEKSKGASSESERDETDMSPSRPSPVENGNHREPKAVTQHGNGTSVERLMPKLPHADYFTEPSLEELAAKERAEPGYCCRVRDFVVGRHGYGSIKFLGETDVRGLDLESIVEFNNREVIVYKDDSKKPPVGDGLNKAAEVTLLNIKCMNKKTGEQYLEGPRVDKYKQMLVKKAEEQGAEFVSFDAAKGEWKFRVRHFSAYGFW comes from the exons atgtTCGGCTCCACCAACC CATTCGGGCAGTCATCCACGAGCCCATTTGGCCAGACCTCATTTGGAACCCAGCAGGGATTCGGCCAGGCTACCACTGCAGCCAACAATCCCTTCGCACCAAAACCATTTGGCAGCCCAACTACCACTTTCGGGGCACAGACTGGGAGCTCACTTTTTGGCACTACATCCACTGGCGCCTTTGGGCAGCAGCAATCCACTCCCACGTTTGGcaccccatcctcctcctctccgttCGGGAGCTCCACACCAGCTTTCGGTGCATCGCCCACCCCTGCCTTTGGTGCCACATCCTCCTCCTTTGGCTCTG GATCTTTATTCGGGCAAAAGCCAAGTTTTGGGGGTTTTGGAACATCTCCTAGCCAGTCGAGTCCTTTTGGTAGCACGCTCCAGCAAACACAGCCAACATTTGGCAGCAGCACTTTTGGTGCAGCAACTACACCATCCTTCGGCACCCCAACTACACCGTCCTTCGGCACCACAACTACCCCAGGATTTGGTTCAACGTCAACATCTTTATTTGGTGCTTCCAGCACCCCGGCGTTTAGTTCTACAGCTTTTGGTTCGTCCACTCCTGGTTTTGGATCTTCAGGAACAACAGCGTTTGGTGCGAGCAGTACTCCAGGTTTTGGAGCTTTGAGCACGCCTTCATTTGGCACATCAACTAGTGCATTCAGTTTTGGTTCTTCAGCATCATTTGGGCAAACGGCAGCTTCATCTGGTAGCTCTCCCTTTGGCACAACTCCATCACCTTTCGGCGCACAGACTTCTCCCTTTG GCTCACAGACAGCAGCGCCAACTTTTGGGCAAGCACAATTTGGTAACCAAGCTGGAGGAACCAGAATAAAACCTTATGCTCAAACACCAGATGTTGACAGTGCTACAAGTGGTACTCAGCCTGCTGCAAAAATGGATTCCATATCAGCAATGCCTGAATACAAAGACAAGAGTCACGAAGAATTGAGGTGGGAAGATTACCAGCGTGGAGATAAAG GTGGACCAAATCCTTCTGGAACTCCAGCAGCGGCGCCTAGCTTTCCCTCTACACAACAAAATGCTTTTACCGGTGCATTTGGCCAAGCTACTTTAAACCAATTTCCATCGACAGCAACAAACAATCCATTTGCTGCTAAGCCCTCAACTGGCTTTGGTTCTACTAGCACATCAATATTCAATTCGTTTAATAATGCATCAGCTGCAAGTTCGAGTCCATTCCCATCGTCCAGTGGTAGCACACTATTTGGACAATCAAGTGGTTCTGCATTTCCATCAAGTAGTTCACCATCTTTGTTTCCAAATACCACTCCTACTTTTGCTCCGTCTTCGTTATTTGGCACATCATCAACGAATGCAAGTCCATTCAGCACTAGCTTGTCGTTGGCCAACACTCCGGCAGTTGGGCTATTTCAACCTTCCCCAGCATTTGTGCAACCGCCATCAAGTACACCAGCTTTCTCCTCTGGAAGCCTATTCAGCACACCTAACTATGGCGGTCTGAGTGGGCCTTCACTTTTTTCAACG CCAACATTTCAACCATCTGCCCCTGCTCAAACTTCAAGCATGTTCTCCTTCCAACCTCCGACTCAGCCAG CTCCTACAGGTGGATTCCCTGGTTTTTCCAACACTACAAATCAGGCCCCGATTGGACAGCT AACTCCTGGCCAGTCCAATATGGTCATGCAGCCTGCTCCTGTTTCGCATCCATTTGGGACACTTCCTGCATTGCCTCAGATGACCATTGGAAATGCTAGATCTTCTCCTTCGGTTCAATATGGAATATCAAGTTTGCCA GTTGCGGAGAAGCCACTTCCTAGCAGAACATTATCCATGGTGGTTCCTAGGCATTTGTCACATAGAAGGATAAAATTGCCCCCAAGAAAATATAATCCAATATCTGATGGCAAG GTTCCATTCTTTGCTGATGATGAAGAATCTCCTGCAACACCAAAAGCGGATGCTTTCTTCATCCCTAGAGAGAACCCGAGGAATCTGATAATCCGTCCAATCGATCAGTGGCCTTCACGGAGTGGAATTGACAGGCAACTGATTCCAAAGGATTCAGCTGATTTGGAAAAATCTAAAG GTGCTTCCTCAGAAAGTGAGCGTGATGAGACTGACATGTCACCAAGCAGGCCTTCTCCAGTGGAAAATGGCAATCACCGCGAGCCCAAGGCTGTGACTCAACATGGGAACGGTACTTCAGTTGAGAGGCTGATGCCTAAGCTCCCACATGCAGATTACTTCACGGAGCCTAGCCTAGAGGAGCTTGCCGCCAAGGAACGTGCTGAGCCAGGCTACTGCTGTCGGGTGAGGGACTTTGTTGTTGGGCGTCATGGTTACGGCAGCATCAAGTTCCTGGGGGAGACAGATGTAAGGGGCCTGGAtctggagtcaattgtggagtTCAATAACCGCGAGGTGATTGTGTACAAGGACGATAGCAAGAAGCCCCCGGTGGGTGATGGGCTGAACAAAGCCGCAGAGGTGACTCTTCTGAACATCAAGTGCATGAACAAGAAGACTGGTGAGCAGTACCTTGAGGGTCCGAGGGTGGACAAGTACAAGCAGATGCTGGTGAAGAAGGCTGAGGAGCAGGGCGCTGAGTTTGTGTCTTTTGACGCTGCCAAGGGAGAGTGGAAGTTCAGGGTGAGGCACTTCAGCGCCTACGGGTTTTGGTGA
- the LOC133906418 gene encoding uncharacterized protein LOC133906418 isoform X1, which translates to MKKSMDMESPPTDPAILPPHAVEETKKDETTEDAVQAVVSVLECTYAEEESKVIADTSFEITTESEAAETEIGTTEAIFAEASGAAENLGEKSKNPDANMDMTADSTAENAGAKITSETDGIAEPESKVVAQPQATPPTMQELPATEEPAGDTKVTAEPELPVRGLTPAEAEAIYESEEEDSNKALCSGGAHADAEKPVQFIGEAATDGATLAASDATAGIEDHKEAPKDEIAGEIFEASASNLAQASCVTTTISDDANEMANAGDRVEELKSEVADEPEAIIHPGVTAPIDEVSAGQDTEAVGESNGVGQEPVAVSSIVNVQNDEAKPCEGQEGVAEAPNSVEEKFSEAEAMQEKNDDGSPSDEMSCVAEVAVTPEIVEQIKRRTLQGLLMAEKSTEKLPIGDQPTNSTDVPNSTTAQEFDSNSVETSDLCKENIAADSSDLVVATTKTAEAIEVKDYSTITEQVVKESVLEDAKSAAEDTKEGKSVAQRDLGHMSSEVEKQGESDKADSTQAVKPSQRHSINIMSKVKQSIVKVKKVIVGKSPRSKTLKPLVEAAEINVN; encoded by the exons ATGAAGAAATCCATGGACATGGAATCGCCTCCCACCGATCCTGCAATCCTGCCTCCTCAT GCTGTTGAGGAAACAAAGAAAGATGAGACCACAGAAGATGCAGTACAAGCAGTTGTCTCGGTGCTGGAATGTACTTAtgcagaagaagaaagcaaagtTATTGCTGACACATCATTTGAAATAACTACCGAATCGGAGGCTGCTGAAACTGAAATTGGAACCACTGAAGCAATTTTTGCTGAAGCTTCTGGTGCGGCAGAAAACCTAGGAGAGAAGAGTAAAAACCCCGACGCTAATATGGACATGACTGCTGACTCAACTGCCGAAAATGCAGGTGCTAAAATAACTTCTGAAACTGATGGTATTGCAGAACCGGAGAGCAAAGTAGTGGCGCAACCTCAAGCCACCCCACCAACCATGCAGGAGCTACCTGCAACTGAAGAACCAGCCGGAGACACAAAAGTTACTGCTGAACCTGAATTACCAGTGCGTGGCTTGACACCTGCTGAGGCAGAAGCTATATACGAGTCAgaagaagaggacagtaacaAGGCTTTGTGTAGTGGCGGAGCTCATGCAGATGCTGAAAAACCAGTCCAATTTATTGGGGAAGCTGCGACTGATGGTGCAACACTAGCAGCATCAGATGCAACCGCTGGTATTGAGGATCACAAGGAAGCACCTAAAGACGAAATTGCTGGCGAGATATTTGAAGCATCAGCATCAAATTTAGCACAAGCATCTTGTGTGACAACTACTATTTCTGATGATGCCAATGAAATGGCTAACGCTGGTGACAGGGTTGAAGAATTGAAATCAGAAGTAGCTGATGAACCTGAAGCAATAATCCATCCAGGTGTCACCGCTCCTATTGATGAAGTTAGTGCTGGTCAAGATACTGAAGCTGTTGGAGAATCAAATGGTGTTGGTCAAGAACCTGTTGCAGTTAGCTCTATTGTGAATGTGCAAAATGATGAAGCAAAGCCATGTGAAGGTCAAGAGGGTGTTGCTGAGGCACCAAACAGCGTTGAAGAGAAATTCTCAGAAGCTGAAGCTATGCAAGAGAAGAACGATGATGGGAGCCCAAGTGATGAAATGTCTTGTGTTGCCGAGGTAGCAGTTACTCCTGAAATTGTTGAGCAGATCAAGAGGAGAACGTTGCAAGGCCTGCTCATGGCTGagaagagcactgaaaaactaCCGATTGGAGACCAACCCACGAACTCCACTGATGTGCCTAATTCCACGACAGCCCAAGAGTTTGATTCTAACAGTGTGGAAACTTCTGACTTGTGTAAAGAAAATATTGCTGCAGACAGTAGCGACTTGGTTGTAGCTACAACTAAAACTGCTGAAGCCATTGAGGTGAAGGACTACTCAACCATCACTGAGCAAGTGGTGAAGGAATCGGTTCTTGAGGATGCAAAATCTGCTGCAGAGGACACAAAAGAAGGGAAAAGTGTTGCACAAAGAGACCTAGGACATATGTCTAGTGAAGTGGAGAAACAAGGAGAGTCAGACAAGGCAGACTCCACTCAAGCTGTGAAGCCTTCTCAGCGCCATTCCATCAACATCATGTCCAAGGTGAAGCAGTCCATCGTCAAGGTAAAAAAGGTGATCGTTGGAAAGTCACCGAGGTCCAAGACCTTGAAACCACTGGTCGAGGCAGCTGAAATCAATGTAAACTGA
- the LOC133906418 gene encoding uncharacterized protein LOC133906418 isoform X4: MDMTADSTAENAGAKITSETDGIAEPESKVVAQPQATPPTMQELPATEEPAGDTKVTAEPELPVRGLTPAEAEAIYESEEEDSNKALCSGGAHADAEKPVQFIGEAATDGATLAASDATAGIEDHKEAPKDEIAGEIFEASASNLAQASCVTTTISDDANEMANAGDRVEELKSEVADEPEAIIHPGVTAPIDEVSAGQDTEAVGESNGVGQEPVAVSSIVNVQNDEAKPCEGQEGVAEAPNSVEEKFSEAEAMQEKNDDGSPSDEMSCVAEVAVTPEIVEQIKRRTLQGLLMAEKSTEKLPIGDQPTNSTDVPNSTTAQEFDSNSVETSDLCKENIAADSSDLVVATTKTAEAIEVKDYSTITEQVVKESVLEDAKSAAEDTKEGKSVAQRDLGHMSSEVEKQGESDKADSTQAVKPSQRHSINIMSKVKQSIVKVKKVIVGKSPRSKTLKPLVEAAEINVN; encoded by the coding sequence ATGGACATGACTGCTGACTCAACTGCCGAAAATGCAGGTGCTAAAATAACTTCTGAAACTGATGGTATTGCAGAACCGGAGAGCAAAGTAGTGGCGCAACCTCAAGCCACCCCACCAACCATGCAGGAGCTACCTGCAACTGAAGAACCAGCCGGAGACACAAAAGTTACTGCTGAACCTGAATTACCAGTGCGTGGCTTGACACCTGCTGAGGCAGAAGCTATATACGAGTCAgaagaagaggacagtaacaAGGCTTTGTGTAGTGGCGGAGCTCATGCAGATGCTGAAAAACCAGTCCAATTTATTGGGGAAGCTGCGACTGATGGTGCAACACTAGCAGCATCAGATGCAACCGCTGGTATTGAGGATCACAAGGAAGCACCTAAAGACGAAATTGCTGGCGAGATATTTGAAGCATCAGCATCAAATTTAGCACAAGCATCTTGTGTGACAACTACTATTTCTGATGATGCCAATGAAATGGCTAACGCTGGTGACAGGGTTGAAGAATTGAAATCAGAAGTAGCTGATGAACCTGAAGCAATAATCCATCCAGGTGTCACCGCTCCTATTGATGAAGTTAGTGCTGGTCAAGATACTGAAGCTGTTGGAGAATCAAATGGTGTTGGTCAAGAACCTGTTGCAGTTAGCTCTATTGTGAATGTGCAAAATGATGAAGCAAAGCCATGTGAAGGTCAAGAGGGTGTTGCTGAGGCACCAAACAGCGTTGAAGAGAAATTCTCAGAAGCTGAAGCTATGCAAGAGAAGAACGATGATGGGAGCCCAAGTGATGAAATGTCTTGTGTTGCCGAGGTAGCAGTTACTCCTGAAATTGTTGAGCAGATCAAGAGGAGAACGTTGCAAGGCCTGCTCATGGCTGagaagagcactgaaaaactaCCGATTGGAGACCAACCCACGAACTCCACTGATGTGCCTAATTCCACGACAGCCCAAGAGTTTGATTCTAACAGTGTGGAAACTTCTGACTTGTGTAAAGAAAATATTGCTGCAGACAGTAGCGACTTGGTTGTAGCTACAACTAAAACTGCTGAAGCCATTGAGGTGAAGGACTACTCAACCATCACTGAGCAAGTGGTGAAGGAATCGGTTCTTGAGGATGCAAAATCTGCTGCAGAGGACACAAAAGAAGGGAAAAGTGTTGCACAAAGAGACCTAGGACATATGTCTAGTGAAGTGGAGAAACAAGGAGAGTCAGACAAGGCAGACTCCACTCAAGCTGTGAAGCCTTCTCAGCGCCATTCCATCAACATCATGTCCAAGGTGAAGCAGTCCATCGTCAAGGTAAAAAAGGTGATCGTTGGAAAGTCACCGAGGTCCAAGACCTTGAAACCACTGGTCGAGGCAGCTGAAATCAATGTAAACTGA
- the LOC133906698 gene encoding INCREASED PETAL GROWTH ANISOTROPY 1-like protein 1: MKQQALSSNGHGSRVSSSPSPTPAPTRTRGAKHADPSPSPPAPGVKARPRTTTTTMAAARRQPPAPVAVRRVSTKDNNNKSKETVEEEVVRLRGEVEALRREMQRLLRLNADLQHSQQSKAIVSSDLSQLPPNPSPPPTKKIPGRPPPPPPPPPPPPQQGPSTSRMISPVSKATALLDMYSSLTKHQSDTRGTSAAAAQAQAHHSSIVDELQNRSTHLLAIKADVATKAEFINDLIKKIHTSTYTDVDQVLTFVDWLDQQLSTLSDETAVLKHFNWPERKADALREAASEYRHLNSLIKDISSLKDDGSPTTCEATLRKISSLLDKLEKSMNRLVNLRRSEMPTYKELRIPTDWMLDSGIASKMRLASVNLAKVHMKRVLKELDRDTAGNEATLVAQSVRFTYRVHQFAGGLDCEAMHAFEELRRRVRPISSP; the protein is encoded by the exons ATGAAGCAGCAAGCTCTGAGCAGCAACGGCCATGGCAGCAGGGTCTCCTCCTCGCCTTCGCCGACTCCGGCACCCACGCGAACGCGGGGGGCCAAACATGCTGATCCTTCTCCTTCGCCTCCAGCTCCAGGGGTGAAGGCCAGGCCaagaaccaccaccaccaccatggcaGCAGCGAGGAGGCAGCCTCCTGCGCCCGTCGCTGTCAGGAGGGTGAGCACCAAGGACAATAACAACAAGTCGAAGGAGACagtcgaggaggaggtggtgcgcCTGCGCGGGGAGGTTGAGGCCCTGCGGAGGGAGATGCAGCGCCTGCTCCGCCTCAACGCAGACCTGCAGCACAGCCAGCAGAGCAAGGCCATCGTCAGCAGCGATCTGTCACAGCTGCCTCCCAATCCTTCGCCGCCACCAACCAAGAAAATTCCTGGacggccaccaccgccaccgccaccgccaccgccgccgccgcagcaagGCCCTTCAACTTCAAGGATGATAAGCCCCGTGAGCAAGGCCACTGCACTGCTTGACATGTACAGCTCGCTGACCAAGCATCAGAGTGACACACGGGGAACAAGCGCTGCCGCCGCTCAGGCTCAAGCTCATCACAGCAGCATTGTCGACGAGCTGCAGAACCGTTCCACGCACTTGTTAGCG ATCAAAGCAGATGTCGCAACAAAAGCCGAGTTCAtcaatgatctcatcaagaaaATCCACACTAGTACCTACACAGATGTAGATCAAGTACTCACCTTCGTGGATTGGCTGGATCAACAACTTTCAACTCTG TCTGACGAGACAGCCGTCTTGAAGCACTTCAACTGGCCAGAGAGGAAAGCCGATGCACTGCGGGAAGCAGCATCCGAATACCGACATCTCAATTCTCTTATAAAAGATATCTCTTCCTTGAAAGATGATGGTAGCCCTACAACATGTGAAGCCACTCTCAGGAAGATTTCAAGCTTGCTAGATAA GTTGGAGAAGAGCATGAACAGATTGGTGAATCTGAGGCGTTCAGAGATGCCGACGTACAAAGAGTTGAGAATTCCAACTGACTGGATGCTTGATTCAGGGATTGCTTCAAAG ATGAGATTGGCATCAGTGAATCTCGCAAAGGTGCACATGAAGAGAGTTCTAAAGGAACTGGACAGGGATACAGCAGGGAACGAGGCTACTCTGGTTGCTCAGAGTGTGCGCTTCACCTACAGAGTCCACCAG TTTGCTGGAGGCCTCGATTGCGAAGCGATGCACGCTTTTGAAGAGCTAAGACGGCGGGTTCGGCCGATCTCTTCTCCTTAA
- the LOC133906418 gene encoding uncharacterized protein LOC133906418 isoform X3, with the protein MKKSMDMESPPTDPAILPPHAVEETKKDETTEDAVQAVVSVLECTYAEEESKVIADTSFEITTESEAAETEIGTTEAIFAEASEPESKVVAQPQATPPTMQELPATEEPAGDTKVTAEPELPVRGLTPAEAEAIYESEEEDSNKALCSGGAHADAEKPVQFIGEAATDGATLAASDATAGIEDHKEAPKDEIAGEIFEASASNLAQASCVTTTISDDANEMANAGDRVEELKSEVADEPEAIIHPGVTAPIDEVSAGQDTEAVGESNGVGQEPVAVSSIVNVQNDEAKPCEGQEGVAEAPNSVEEKFSEAEAMQEKNDDGSPSDEMSCVAEVAVTPEIVEQIKRRTLQGLLMAEKSTEKLPIGDQPTNSTDVPNSTTAQEFDSNSVETSDLCKENIAADSSDLVVATTKTAEAIEVKDYSTITEQVVKESVLEDAKSAAEDTKEGKSVAQRDLGHMSSEVEKQGESDKADSTQAVKPSQRHSINIMSKVKQSIVKVKKVIVGKSPRSKTLKPLVEAAEINVN; encoded by the exons ATGAAGAAATCCATGGACATGGAATCGCCTCCCACCGATCCTGCAATCCTGCCTCCTCAT GCTGTTGAGGAAACAAAGAAAGATGAGACCACAGAAGATGCAGTACAAGCAGTTGTCTCGGTGCTGGAATGTACTTAtgcagaagaagaaagcaaagtTATTGCTGACACATCATTTGAAATAACTACCGAATCGGAGGCTGCTGAAACTGAAATTGGAACCACTGAAGCAATTTTTGCTGAAGCTTCTG AACCGGAGAGCAAAGTAGTGGCGCAACCTCAAGCCACCCCACCAACCATGCAGGAGCTACCTGCAACTGAAGAACCAGCCGGAGACACAAAAGTTACTGCTGAACCTGAATTACCAGTGCGTGGCTTGACACCTGCTGAGGCAGAAGCTATATACGAGTCAgaagaagaggacagtaacaAGGCTTTGTGTAGTGGCGGAGCTCATGCAGATGCTGAAAAACCAGTCCAATTTATTGGGGAAGCTGCGACTGATGGTGCAACACTAGCAGCATCAGATGCAACCGCTGGTATTGAGGATCACAAGGAAGCACCTAAAGACGAAATTGCTGGCGAGATATTTGAAGCATCAGCATCAAATTTAGCACAAGCATCTTGTGTGACAACTACTATTTCTGATGATGCCAATGAAATGGCTAACGCTGGTGACAGGGTTGAAGAATTGAAATCAGAAGTAGCTGATGAACCTGAAGCAATAATCCATCCAGGTGTCACCGCTCCTATTGATGAAGTTAGTGCTGGTCAAGATACTGAAGCTGTTGGAGAATCAAATGGTGTTGGTCAAGAACCTGTTGCAGTTAGCTCTATTGTGAATGTGCAAAATGATGAAGCAAAGCCATGTGAAGGTCAAGAGGGTGTTGCTGAGGCACCAAACAGCGTTGAAGAGAAATTCTCAGAAGCTGAAGCTATGCAAGAGAAGAACGATGATGGGAGCCCAAGTGATGAAATGTCTTGTGTTGCCGAGGTAGCAGTTACTCCTGAAATTGTTGAGCAGATCAAGAGGAGAACGTTGCAAGGCCTGCTCATGGCTGagaagagcactgaaaaactaCCGATTGGAGACCAACCCACGAACTCCACTGATGTGCCTAATTCCACGACAGCCCAAGAGTTTGATTCTAACAGTGTGGAAACTTCTGACTTGTGTAAAGAAAATATTGCTGCAGACAGTAGCGACTTGGTTGTAGCTACAACTAAAACTGCTGAAGCCATTGAGGTGAAGGACTACTCAACCATCACTGAGCAAGTGGTGAAGGAATCGGTTCTTGAGGATGCAAAATCTGCTGCAGAGGACACAAAAGAAGGGAAAAGTGTTGCACAAAGAGACCTAGGACATATGTCTAGTGAAGTGGAGAAACAAGGAGAGTCAGACAAGGCAGACTCCACTCAAGCTGTGAAGCCTTCTCAGCGCCATTCCATCAACATCATGTCCAAGGTGAAGCAGTCCATCGTCAAGGTAAAAAAGGTGATCGTTGGAAAGTCACCGAGGTCCAAGACCTTGAAACCACTGGTCGAGGCAGCTGAAATCAATGTAAACTGA